In one window of Pseudodesulfovibrio sediminis DNA:
- a CDS encoding efflux RND transporter periplasmic adaptor subunit, with protein MRIKTLWLSLVLTSAAMFLLSGCSGDEQAQGNAAQPRIPAVDIITVKATPFNSIRELPGRISAVRNAEVRARVAGILLSRNFEEGSEVKKGQVLFHIDPASFLAARAQAMADLAKAKASMLDYEATLNRYRPLLKAKVISQQDYDTAAANYKVAKAEKQAAEAAVKTANLDLSYATVAAPISGKIGAAYVTEGALVGKNEATALAKIQQLDPIYADLNESVDEYLRMRAAMNASKKSGKEPEVSVYLESVNYTQKGRLLFSDVSVDEKTGQVSLRCEFPNSDGMLLPGMFVRIQIKMPADGEALYVPQRAVTMSVTGDSSVYVLDDQDTIQARQVKPGAMRDSQWQILQGIKEGDRVVVNGAGKVKPGMKVIPNQIDLGSTVTQ; from the coding sequence ATGCGTATCAAAACCCTATGGCTGTCATTGGTATTGACCTCAGCCGCCATGTTTCTTCTCTCCGGATGCAGTGGAGATGAACAAGCCCAGGGCAATGCGGCACAGCCGCGTATTCCTGCCGTGGATATCATCACCGTCAAGGCCACCCCGTTTAATTCCATAAGGGAATTGCCCGGGCGTATCTCCGCGGTCAGAAACGCTGAAGTCAGAGCCCGCGTGGCAGGTATTCTGCTCAGCCGCAATTTCGAGGAAGGGAGCGAAGTCAAGAAGGGGCAGGTGCTCTTCCATATTGATCCGGCTTCCTTCCTGGCCGCCCGTGCACAGGCCATGGCAGACCTGGCAAAGGCGAAAGCCAGCATGCTGGACTACGAAGCGACCCTGAACCGCTATCGCCCCCTGCTCAAGGCCAAGGTCATCAGCCAACAGGACTACGACACCGCCGCCGCCAACTACAAAGTCGCCAAGGCCGAAAAACAGGCCGCCGAAGCCGCAGTCAAGACAGCCAACCTTGACCTGAGCTATGCAACCGTTGCTGCCCCCATCTCCGGCAAAATCGGTGCCGCCTATGTCACCGAAGGCGCTCTGGTCGGCAAGAACGAAGCCACGGCGCTGGCCAAGATCCAGCAGCTTGACCCCATCTATGCGGACCTGAACGAATCAGTGGACGAATACCTGCGGATGCGGGCCGCCATGAACGCCAGCAAAAAATCCGGCAAGGAACCTGAGGTCTCCGTCTATCTGGAAAGCGTGAACTACACCCAGAAGGGCCGTCTGCTCTTCTCCGATGTCTCTGTCGATGAAAAGACCGGTCAGGTCTCCCTGCGTTGCGAATTCCCCAACAGTGACGGGATGCTCCTGCCCGGCATGTTTGTCCGCATTCAGATCAAGATGCCTGCGGATGGAGAAGCCCTCTATGTTCCTCAAAGAGCGGTGACCATGTCCGTAACCGGTGACTCCTCCGTGTATGTTCTGGACGATCAGGACACTATCCAGGCCCGACAGGTCAAGCCCGGCGCAATGCGCGACAGCCAGTGGCAGATCCTGCAGGGCATCAAAGAGGGAGACCGGGTGGTGGTCAACGGCGCGGGCAAGGTCAAGCCGGGAATGAAGGTCATCCCCAACCAGATAGACCTCGGTTCAACGGTCACCCAATAG
- a CDS encoding LacI family DNA-binding transcriptional regulator — protein sequence MKLKDIARATGVSTATVSRVLSGKDNVSEKMRQKVLQAVEKLNYRPNRAAQSLRSKRSSFIGLIVADIQSPYFASLCRAVEDVALQNNFSVILCNTDENTDKERMYLDMMYAQNAAGIILAPTLSLSEQFTDEHSMETPMVVIDRQVRGSTVDMVLIDNVLAARELTVHVARQGYQRVAGLFGKDSTTGRQRRAGFEQGLHEAGSAVIPELIVDLPAKEEDAHKVMTRLLALAEPPDAVITSSGLLAAGAFRAIRDRELPVPEAIAFATFDESLWTAMTRPSITVVEQPTYAIGQTACEMLFKRIEDPTRPTRQVVLSSKLVVRQSCGALRAATE from the coding sequence ATGAAATTGAAAGATATAGCCAGAGCAACCGGAGTATCCACTGCCACCGTCTCCCGCGTTTTGAGCGGAAAGGACAATGTCAGTGAAAAGATGCGGCAAAAAGTGTTGCAGGCCGTAGAAAAATTGAATTACCGCCCCAACAGGGCTGCGCAAAGCCTGCGGTCCAAACGCTCCAGCTTCATTGGTCTGATAGTGGCCGACATCCAAAGCCCGTATTTCGCTTCACTGTGTCGTGCCGTCGAGGACGTGGCCCTGCAAAACAATTTCAGCGTCATTCTGTGCAATACCGATGAGAATACCGACAAGGAACGCATGTACCTGGACATGATGTACGCCCAGAACGCGGCAGGCATCATCCTGGCTCCCACTTTGTCTCTCTCGGAACAGTTCACGGACGAACACTCCATGGAAACACCCATGGTCGTCATTGATCGGCAGGTCCGGGGCTCAACCGTGGACATGGTGCTCATTGACAATGTCCTGGCCGCACGGGAACTCACGGTGCATGTGGCGCGTCAAGGCTATCAGCGCGTCGCAGGATTGTTCGGAAAAGACAGCACCACCGGACGGCAACGACGGGCCGGATTTGAGCAGGGATTGCACGAAGCCGGATCAGCCGTCATCCCTGAATTGATCGTGGATCTCCCTGCCAAGGAAGAGGACGCCCACAAGGTCATGACCCGTCTCCTCGCGTTGGCCGAACCGCCTGACGCCGTCATCACCAGCAGCGGTCTGCTGGCAGCCGGAGCCTTCCGCGCCATTCGCGACAGAGAGCTTCCCGTGCCCGAGGCCATCGCCTTTGCCACGTTTGACGAATCCCTCTGGACAGCCATGACCCGCCCCTCCATCACCGTAGTGGAGCAGCCCACATATGCCATCGGTCAAACCGCCTGCGAAATGCTCTTCAAGCGAATTGAGGACCCGACCCGACCCACCAGACAGGTGGTCCTCTCCAGTAAACTCGTTGTCCGCCAATCCTGCGGCGCACTCCGTGCCGCAACAGAATAG
- the ptsP gene encoding phosphoenolpyruvate--protein phosphotransferase, with amino-acid sequence MVQMSEGNIVLGAQASGKVDAIEQVGDILVSQGFIEPGYIDSMKRREAVANTFLGNGIAIPHGLPENRELIRKTGVAVLQVPGGVTWNTGEVVHLVVGIAAKSDEHIEILTNLTHVLDDAEVTEMLAATKDPADIVRALSGGATTVSRPGPQLDTLDFDHAVDVTIMGDHGLHARPATYFVDIAKTFDAEIYAEYDGRSGNGKSLASLLKLGVSGGKTIRLHARGADAKAALAALKEAVDHGLGEQEEEKAVPQVEHGWTPEDVKRVVPGCMASPGLACGPIRQYTHRRIVVEAIAKDPQHELIELKQAISAAHSNLHNLYVEVRARTGEPSAAIFKAHEAFLEDPELLADTEALILEGKSAGYAWRQIIDERVRHMEQHKDEVLAARAMDLRDVGRRVLRHLAGVVQDEPFIPTEPVILIAEDLTPSDTAQLDPGLILGFCTSGGGPTSHSAIIARSLGIPAIVAAGPTVLEIQDDTQAILDGNTGNLYLEPSPKDVQTAEAAKRQLDALRNKEYRSRFEPALTLDGTRIEVAANIGKTNEAEKAVNAGGEGVGLMRTEFLFLERETPPDEEEQFQSYKAMVEALNGLPIIIRTLDIGGDKAVSYLDLPAEDNPFLGVRGIRLCLNRPELFLSQLRAIYRASEFGPIRIMFPMVATMSELAAAKRLAEKARIEVGASPVEIGIMVEVPSVAVMAREFAREVDFFSVGTNDLTQYVMAMDRVHPTLAAHADSLHPAVLRMIEQVVKAADEAGIWTGVCGGLAGEPLGAAILVGLGVKELSMVVPSIAAIKSYIRSISMTQARQLAQKALNCIDNNQVRTLTLP; translated from the coding sequence ATGGTTCAAATGAGTGAAGGAAACATCGTTTTGGGAGCGCAGGCGTCGGGAAAAGTTGATGCCATAGAGCAGGTGGGAGACATTCTTGTCAGCCAGGGATTTATCGAGCCCGGCTATATCGACAGTATGAAGCGGCGTGAAGCCGTGGCCAACACGTTTCTGGGCAATGGCATCGCCATTCCACACGGCCTGCCCGAGAACCGGGAGCTGATCCGCAAGACCGGCGTGGCCGTATTGCAGGTGCCGGGCGGCGTGACCTGGAACACCGGGGAAGTGGTCCATCTCGTTGTGGGTATCGCGGCCAAATCCGATGAGCACATTGAAATCCTGACCAACCTCACCCATGTCCTTGATGATGCCGAGGTCACTGAAATGCTGGCCGCCACCAAGGATCCGGCCGATATCGTCCGCGCCCTGAGCGGCGGGGCCACCACGGTCAGCCGTCCCGGTCCGCAGTTGGATACCCTTGATTTCGATCACGCGGTGGATGTGACCATCATGGGCGATCACGGGCTGCATGCCCGACCGGCCACCTATTTCGTTGATATCGCCAAGACTTTCGATGCGGAAATTTACGCTGAATACGATGGCCGCTCCGGCAACGGCAAAAGCCTTGCCTCGCTCCTGAAGCTCGGTGTCAGCGGGGGCAAGACCATTCGCCTGCATGCCAGGGGCGCAGACGCCAAGGCCGCGCTGGCCGCTCTCAAGGAAGCCGTGGATCACGGGCTAGGCGAACAGGAAGAAGAGAAGGCCGTTCCTCAGGTGGAGCACGGCTGGACACCCGAAGACGTCAAGCGTGTGGTGCCGGGGTGCATGGCCTCTCCAGGGTTGGCCTGTGGCCCGATACGTCAATACACCCATCGGCGTATTGTTGTGGAGGCCATTGCCAAAGATCCGCAGCACGAGTTGATTGAACTTAAGCAGGCTATCTCCGCAGCCCACAGCAACCTGCATAATCTGTATGTGGAGGTTCGCGCCCGGACCGGCGAACCCAGTGCAGCCATTTTCAAGGCTCATGAAGCTTTTCTGGAAGACCCTGAACTGCTGGCGGATACCGAGGCGCTTATTCTGGAAGGGAAGAGCGCCGGGTATGCGTGGCGGCAGATCATTGATGAGCGTGTCAGACATATGGAGCAGCATAAGGATGAAGTGCTGGCGGCCCGCGCCATGGATCTTCGTGATGTTGGTCGGCGTGTGTTGCGTCATTTGGCGGGCGTTGTTCAGGACGAGCCGTTCATCCCCACCGAACCCGTTATTCTCATCGCCGAGGACCTGACGCCCTCGGATACGGCGCAGCTTGATCCAGGTCTGATTCTCGGTTTCTGTACTTCAGGTGGCGGGCCAACCTCGCATTCGGCGATCATTGCCCGTTCTCTGGGTATACCCGCCATCGTTGCCGCCGGTCCCACTGTTCTGGAGATACAGGACGACACACAGGCCATCCTCGACGGCAACACGGGCAATCTCTATCTGGAGCCCAGCCCCAAGGACGTACAGACCGCTGAAGCCGCAAAGCGACAGCTGGATGCGCTCCGCAACAAGGAGTATCGTTCCCGGTTCGAACCCGCCCTGACTCTTGATGGCACTCGTATTGAAGTGGCTGCCAACATCGGCAAGACCAACGAGGCGGAAAAGGCCGTGAACGCCGGTGGTGAAGGCGTGGGGCTGATGCGGACGGAGTTTCTGTTTCTTGAACGCGAGACGCCGCCTGACGAGGAGGAGCAGTTCCAGAGCTACAAGGCCATGGTCGAAGCGCTCAACGGGCTGCCCATCATCATCAGGACACTTGATATCGGTGGAGACAAGGCCGTCTCCTATCTGGATCTGCCTGCCGAGGACAATCCGTTCCTCGGTGTGCGCGGCATTCGTCTGTGCCTGAATCGGCCCGAGCTGTTCCTGTCCCAACTGCGCGCCATTTACCGGGCCTCGGAATTCGGTCCCATTCGCATCATGTTCCCCATGGTCGCCACCATGAGCGAGCTGGCCGCGGCCAAGCGGTTGGCGGAAAAGGCCCGCATCGAAGTAGGGGCTTCCCCCGTGGAGATCGGGATCATGGTCGAGGTGCCTTCCGTGGCCGTCATGGCCCGGGAGTTTGCCCGCGAGGTGGACTTCTTCTCCGTGGGGACCAACGACCTCACGCAATATGTCATGGCCATGGATCGGGTCCATCCCACTCTGGCTGCGCACGCGGACAGCCTTCACCCGGCTGTGCTCCGCATGATCGAGCAGGTGGTCAAGGCTGCGGACGAAGCCGGTATCTGGACCGGCGTCTGCGGTGGTTTGGCCGGGGAACCGCTGGGGGCGGCGATCCTGGTGGGGCTTGGGGTCAAGGAGTTGAGCATGGTTGTGCCCAGCATCGCGGCGATCAAGTCGTACATCCGCAGCATAAGCATGACTCAGGCCCGTCAACTTGCCCAGAAGGCCCTCAATTGCATTGATAACAATCAGGTCAGGACGCTCACGCTGCCCTAG